One Molothrus ater isolate BHLD 08-10-18 breed brown headed cowbird chromosome 4, BPBGC_Mater_1.1, whole genome shotgun sequence genomic window carries:
- the LRRTM1 gene encoding leucine-rich repeat transmembrane neuronal protein 1, translating into MDFLLIGLCLNWLLRKPPGLILCTLGIFSKMLPAVNSGCPQLCRCEGRLLYCESLNLTEMPRNLSGMMGLSLRYNSLSELHDGQFTGLMQLTWLYLDHNHICSVEGNAFQKLRRVKELTLSSNKITQLPNTTFRPMPNLRSVDLSYNNLQSLEPDLFHGLRKLTTLHMRSNAIKFVPVRIFQDCRSLKFLDIGYNQLKSLARNSFAGLFKLTELHLEHNDLVKVNLAHFPRLISLHSLCLRRNKVTIVVNTLDWIWQLEKMDLSGNEIEYIEPHVFESVPHLKSLQLDSNRLTYIDSRVLDSWKSLTSISLSANAWDCSRNVCALASWLSNFQGRYDSNLLCATPEYAQGEDVLDAVYAFHLCEDADPTSVNTFSPVTNNSEQTLGYGSATATYDAPDGDEDRTTYAVTITMPGENSENAVQIHKVVTGTMALIFSFLIVVLVLYVSWKCFPAGLRQLRQCFVTQRRKQKQKQTMHQMAAMSAQEYYVDYKPNHIEGALVIINEYGSCSCHQQPARECEV; encoded by the coding sequence ATGGATTTCCTTCTTATTGGTCTCTGTTTAAACTGGCTGCTGAGGAAGCCCCCGGGGTTGATATTGTGTACGCTGGGTATCTTTTCTAAAATGCTTCCAGCTGTGAATAGTGGGTGTCCACAGCTCTGTCGGTGTGAGGGCAGGCTTTTGTACTGTGAATCACTGAATCTCACAGAGATGCCTCGCAACCTGTCGGGCATGATGGGCTTGTCTCTGCGGTACAACAGCCTTTCAGAGCTGCATGATGGACAGTTCACAGGGTTAATGCAGCTCACGTGGCTCTATCTGGATCACAATCACATTTGCTCAGTGGAGGGGAATGCCTTTCAAAAATTGCGGCGAGTTAAAGAGCTCACCCTGAGTTCCAACAAAATAACCCAACTGCCCAACACCACTTTCCGCCCCATGCCAAACTTGCGCAGTGTGGATTTATCATACAACAACCTGCAGTCTTTGGAGCCTGACCTGTTCCACGGGCTGAGAAAACTGACAACTTTGCACATGCGGTCGAACGCCATCAAGTTCGTGCCGGTGAGAATTTTTCAGGACTGTCGCAGCCTGAAGTTTCTAGACATAGGATACAATCAGTTAAAGAGCCTGGCTCGAAACTCTTTTGCTGGCTTGTTCAAACTCACTGAGCTGCACCTCGAGCACAATGACTTGGTGAAAGTGAATTTAGCCCATTTTCCCAGGCTCATCTCCCTGCACTCCCTCTGCTTGCGAAGGAATAAAGTTACCATCGTAGTAAACACTTTGGACTGGATATGGCAACTCGAAAAGATGGATCTCTCCGGCAACGAAATCGAGTACATCGAACCTCACGTTTTCGAGAGTGTACCTCATCTcaaatccctgcagctggacTCCAACCGGCTGACCTACATCGACTCCCGAGTCCTCGACTCCTGGAAGTCCCTCACGAGCATCAGCCTCTCCGCCAACGCCTGGGATTGCAGCCGGAACGTCTGCGCCCTGGCCTCCTGGCTCAGCAACTTCCAGGGTCGCTACGACAGCaacctgctctgtgccaccccCGAGTACGCCCAGGGAGAGGATGTTTTGGACGCCGTGTACGCCTTCCACTTGTGCGAGGACGCCGACCCCACGAGCGTCAACACCTTCTCCCCGGTGACCAACAACAGCGAGCAGACGCTGGGTTATGGCTCGGCCACCGCCACCTACGACGCGCCCGACGGCGACGAGGACCGGACCACGTACGCCGTCACCATCACCATGCCCGGCGAGAACTCCGAGAACGCCGTGCAGATTCACAAGGTGGTGACGGGCACCATGGCactgattttttccttcctcatcgTGGTTTTGGTGTTGTACGTCTCCTGGAAGTGCTTCCCGGCCGGCTTAAGGCAACTAAGACAGTGCTTTGTCACACAGCGcaggaagcagaagcagaaacagACCATGCACCAAATGGCTGCCATGTCAGCCCAGGAGTATTATGTTGATTACAAACCCAACCACATTGAGGGAGCCCTGGTGATCATTAATGAGTACGGATCTTGCTCCTGTCACCAGCAGCCAGCGAGGGAATGCGAGGTGTGA